The following coding sequences lie in one Rutidosis leptorrhynchoides isolate AG116_Rl617_1_P2 chromosome 4, CSIRO_AGI_Rlap_v1, whole genome shotgun sequence genomic window:
- the LOC139842211 gene encoding putative wall-associated receptor kinase-like 16: protein MRMSSVLLVIVMKKDEKVIVYEYASRGSLDRHLNTSSLTWMKQLNICIDVANALKFLHGGVATQATVIHRDIKTENILLNDEWKAKLVDYGLSMISAINQKTEYIIANACGTEGYVDPLYRKSGFLTMESDIYSFGVVLFEILCGRSTFSFNKHES, encoded by the coding sequence ATGAGAATGTCATCCGTCTTGTTGGTTATTGTGATGAAAAAAGATGAAAAAGTGATCGTTTATGAGTATGCATCGAGAGGAAGCCTTGATAGGCACTTGAATACTAGTAGCCTTACTTGGATGAAACAGCTTAACATATGCATTGATGTTGCAAATGCCTTAAAGTTCCTTCATGGAGGAGTTGCAACACAAGCAACAGTGATACATAGAGACATCAAAACTGAAAACATTCTACTGAATGATGAGTGGAAAGCAAAATTAGTTGATTATGGGCTTTCAATGATTAGTGCAATAAATCAGAAAACAGAATATATCATCGCTAATGCGTGCGGCACAGAGGGCTATGTGGACCCACTTTACCGAAAATCTGGCTTCTTAACCATGGAATCCGATATTTATTCATTCGGTGTTGTCTTATTTGAGATCTTGTGTGGAAGATCAACATTTTCGTTCAACAAGCATGAAAGTTAG